In Aspergillus fumigatus Af293 chromosome 2, whole genome shotgun sequence, a genomic segment contains:
- a CDS encoding OB-fold domain-containing protein, which produces MAAAENGNLTFYPAFCFKASPTHFTWVKMAATDVHRLKRRPGFEGQNIFFYLNHPIRFVSLVGIIVARTDVFKRTILTLDDSSGETIEIAVLKAESPGLDTAERPAHRQQQPLEKAARHVAATNRTDLDISPLVPGTVVQVKGTLTEFRAAMQLQLERFFLIRNTAAEMRFVDQRSRYLVEVLTVPWELTGEEVEQLRLEAEAEEEQAEKEQERARRRLRRRVEREEKDQRRIQRMWEREEQFREKEAVLCQEAGRRAMRAIQRKRVMNISSEM; this is translated from the exons ATGGCGGCAGCTGAGAATGGCAATCTTACGTTTTACCCGGCATTCTGCTTCAAGGCATCCCCAACCCATTTCACCTGGGTAAAAATGGCAGCGACGGATGTGCATCGACTCAAGAGACGGCCAGGATTTGAAG GCCAAAACATCTTCTTCTATCTCAACCACCCCATCCGCTTCGTGTCCCTGGtgggcatcatcgtcgccagAACAGACGTCTTCAAACGCACGATTCTCACGCTAGACGACAGTAGCGGGGAGACCATCGAAATTGCCGTCCTGAAAGCCGAGTCCCCAGGGCTGGACACTGCAGAACGGCCTGCGCACCGACAGCAACAGCCCCTGGAAAAGGCCGCACGCCATGTCGCAGCAACCAACAGGACCGACCTGGACATATCGCCCCTTGTCCCGGGGACCGTGGTGCAGGTGAAAGGCACGCTGACGGAGTTCCGAGCTGCGATGCAGCTACAGTTAGAGCGCTTCTTCCTGATCCGGAACACGGCCGCCGAAATGCGGTTCGTGGATCAGCGCAGCCGGTACCTGGTTGAGGTGCTGACCGTCCCGTGGGAATTGACGGGTGAGGAGGTCGAGCAGTTGCGGCTTGAGgcagaggcggaggaggagcaggctgaAAAGGAGCAGGAGCGAGCGCGTAGGAGGCTTAGGAGGCGTGTGGAGCGTGAGGAGAAGGACCAGCGTCGGATCCAGAGGATGTGGGAACGTGAGGAGCAGTTTagggagaaggaggcggTTCTGTGCCAGGAAGCTGGGCGCAGGGCCATGCGCGCTATTCAGCGCAAACGCGTCATGAATATAAGCAGTGAAATGTGA
- a CDS encoding putative DRAP deaminase, whose protein sequence is MTASPHLDYLRQSLSLAERSPPRPTNFRVGAILVSRKDGDLEFKDDRILSTGYTMELAGNTHAEQCCLSNYAAVHSVPEDKVAEVLPAEPGRKLVMYVTMEPCGKRLSGNVPCVQRIISTRAGGRPGIQKVYFGVKEPGTFVGQSEGCQMMTAAGVQWRVVNGLEREILTVATAGHENKEEEIKAALDQVETNLDDISDEERQRQAQIPRNPKKR, encoded by the coding sequence ATGACCGCATCCCCCCACCTCGACTACCTCCGCCAAAGCCTCTCCCTAGCAGAAAGATCGCCTCCACGCCCAACCAACTTCCGCGTCGGCGCGATCCTCGTCTCCCGCAAAGACGGCGACCTCGAATTCAAAGATGACCGCATCCTTTCAACGGGCTACACAATGGAGCTAGCCGGCAACACCCACGCCGAGCAATGTTGTCTCTCCAACTACGCCGCTGTCCACTCCGTCCCCGAGGACAAAGTCGCAGAGGTCCTCCCGGCCGAACCCGGTCGGAAACTAGTCATGTATGTGACGATGGAGCCATGCGGGAAGCGACTGTCGGGGAATGTGCCGTGTGTGCAGCGGATCATCAGCACGAGGGCAGGAGGGCGGCCGGGGATCCAAAAGGTATATTTTGGTGTTAAGGAGCCTGGGACGTTTGTCGGACAGTCGGAGGGGTGTCAGATGATGACTGCGGCTGGGGTTCAGTGGAGAGTTGTCAATGGGCTGGAGAGGGAGATTCTGACGGTAGCTACGGCGGGGCATGAGAataaggaggaggagatcaaggctgCGTTGGATCAGGTAGAGACTAATTTGGATGATATCAGTGATGAGGAAAGGCAGAGACAGGCACAGATACCACGAAATCCTAAAAAGCGTTGA
- a CDS encoding DnaJ domain protein: MPSDSEDVFEENHVDGTTSEEEEDGPSGPPVATDLYEVLGVKEDATQDEIKSAYRKLALKHHPDKAPADQKDQAHSKFQQIAFAYAILSDEKRRRRFDRTGSTAEAAAGDEDFDWTEFYRDLYSNSVDTEAIDKLKKEYQGSAEEEKDILEAFDRHRGDMDRVYESVMLSNVLDDDERFRATIDKAIAEGKVEAYKKYTDEPAKKRQARIKRAHQEAKEAEELAKELEEKKRPKTEVKEKAPTKKKAKSKNISDLGDLAAAIKQRQANRMESLMEKWQTEADTLEGGNGKRTKRKTLFEEPPEEAFAATAARQASKKTKKSKA, translated from the exons ATGCCTTCTGATTCCGAGGATGTGTTCGAAGAGAATCACGTTGACGGAACCACctccgaggaggaagaagacggaCCATCTGGCCCTCCAGTTGCAACCGATCTCTACGAGGTTCTCGGTGTCAAAGAGGATGCGACTCAGGACGAGATCAAGTCCGCCTACCGGAAGCTGGCCTTGAAGCACCACCCAG acaaggctCCTGCCGACCAGAAAGATCAAGCGCATTCCAAGTTTCAGCAGATTGCCTTCGCTTATGCGATCTTGTCGGACGAAAAGCGCCGCCGGCGGTTTGATCGCACCGGCAGCACTGCGGAAGCGGCCGCCGGCGACGAAGATTTCGACTGGACGGAATTCTACAGAGACCTATACTCGAACTCGGTCGATACGGAGGCGATTGACAAACTAAAGAAGGAGTATCAGGGCTctgcagaggaagagaaggataTCCTGGAGGCCTTCGACCGCCACAGAGGTGACATGGACCGCGTTTACGAGTCGGTGATGCTGAGCAATGTGCTTGATGACGACGAGCGGTTCCGCGCTACTATTGACAAGGCTATTGCCGAAGGCAAAGTGGAGGCTTACAAGAAGTACACAGATGAGCCGGCAAAGAAGCGCCAGGCGAGAATCAAGCGGGCGCATcaggaagcaaaggaagccgaggagctggccaaggagctggaggagaagaagagaccGAAGACGGAAGTCAAGGAAAAGGcgccgacgaagaagaaggcgaagtcGAAGAACATCTCTGATCTTGGCGATCTCGCTGCCGCTATCAAACAACGACAAGCCAACCGCATGGAATCGCTCATGGAAAAATGGCAGACAGAGGCGGACACGCTCGAGGGAGGCAACGGCAAGCGCACTAAACGGAAGACTCTTTTTGAGGAGCCGCCCGAGGAAGCGTTTGCTGCCACCGCTGCTCGCCAGGCTTccaagaagacgaagaagtcgaaAGCGTGA
- a CDS encoding universal stress protein family domain protein, whose product MAAYNSSAYNRTERRARSSLAGALESERLEWVENERLESGPSSNRRTPAQAAPVRSQPDTAPSPDILPPRHGSIAGIGVGVTSPANNRRSWGPASDSALPSASGAPGTATSYASLKRFPGESSEPSAARRSSDNSDQISIGKKKIVDRNKLDNNDMPVLPKRTIQIQLPEKPPREPSHQHKPSQTKSTMAAMMSGFDLKVSLPSFARGRTPSRQSSSRGASLDSRVPQRRARSSSQNRRLGSNQLNLLSSSKPTKPATVKEKPPPMNNTHATHSDPALPESVSNGTSVTSPDKESESPEPGINAATSSAGDERLAKDLYDSENNPMDSSEDEPDESSSNDDDSDGEIERGRKKAPNASDQAPSLGQVDGGTDGRDRGIEEKLKATTLSDQKLTLVHYAKQGPHMLDVHPRTSFDPGSALSTPFGSDDEAELSDIKRAQKLTMQLSAIDTSVPNRSIRTIIRGDFTRLQDESEGGRRRQRKYLVATDLSEESVYALEWTIGTILRDGDTMFAVCAVNEELGIPFGSSVQIGEGAQAMQDSAAIVGSQTEETVFKSSNDSITSNLPRALLGRLGQGTDSKPSSVDARGVPKGQQERNRAVEIISQTCVRLLRKTLLQVRVAVEVIHCKSPKHMITEAIDGLEPTLVIVGARGRSALKGVLLGSFSNYLVMNSSVPVMVARKKLRKQTKNKKTNVRLSNNLSAPKKLAFAKVD is encoded by the exons ATGGCCGCATACAATAGTAGCGCATACAACCGGACGGAACGACGTGCCAGGTCATCTCTGGCGGGTGCTCTGGAGTCGGAACGTCTTGAATGGGTCGAAAATGAGCGTCTCGAATCCGGCCCGTCATCTAACCGAAGGACCCCAGCCCAAGCGGCCCCAGTGCGGAGCCAGCCTGACACTGCTCCATCCCCTGATATATTGCCTCCGCGCCATGGCTCCATCGCCGGTATTGGGGTTGGTGTGACTTCTCCTGCTAATAATCGTCGCAGCTGGGGTCCTGCTTCGGATTCAGCATTGCCGTCGGCCTCTGGTGCTCCAGGAACTGCAACCTCGTACGCTTCTTTGAAGAGATTTCCCGGTGAATCATCAGAACCGTCTGCAGCTCGCAGGTCTTCGGACAATTCGGATCAAATCTCCAtcggaaagaaaaaaataGTAGACCGAAATAAACTCGACAATAACGACATGCCGGTGTTACCGAAGCGTACTATACAAATTCAGTTACCGGAGAAGCCTCCGAGGGAACCCTCCCACCAACATAAGCCATCGCAGACCAAGAGCACCATGGCCGCGATGATGTCGGGATTTGACTTGAAAGTCAGTCTCCCAAGTTTTGCCAGAGGAAGGACACCCTCACGACAGAGCTCGTCCCGGGGGGCGTCACTCGACTCTCGGGTCCCCCAACGACGTGCTCGGTCCAGCTCTCAGAATCGCCGGCTTGGTTCCAATCAGCTGAATCTTTTATCCTCCTCCAAGCCGACCAAGCCGGCGACGGTCAAGGAAAAACCACCCCCCATGAACAACACTCATGCCACTCACTCCGATCCCGCCCTTCCGGAGTCGGTCAGCAATGGCACCAGTGTGACCTCGCCCGATAAGGAGAGCGAATCTCCAGAACCAGGCATTAACGCCGCTACATCATCTGCTGGAGATGAGCGCTTGGCCAAAGATTTGTATGATAGCGAGAACAACCCAATGGACAGCAGCGAAGACGAACCCGATGAGTCATCGTcgaatgatgatgacagcgacGGTGAGATCGAGCGTGGCCGAAAGAAGGCTCCGAATGCAAGCGATCAAGCGCCTTCTCTAGGGCAGGTAGATGGTGGTACGGATGGGC GCGACCGGGGGATTGAGGAGAAGTTGAAGGCGACGACTCTCTCAGATCAGAAGCTGACTCTGGTGCACTACGCTAAGCAGGGTCCGCATATGCTTGATGTTCATCCTCGTACGAGCTTTGATCCCGGCTCCGCCCTGAGTACACCATTCGGATCCGACGATGAAGCGGAATTATCGGATATCAAGCGAGCTCAGAAACTCACCATGCAACTGTCCGCTATTGACACTTCCGTCCCAAACAGATCGATTAGAACTATCATTCGAGGTGACTTCACTCGACTACAGGATGAGAGCGAGGGCGGACGTCGCCGGCAGCGCAAGTATCTAGTTGCCACTGACCTCAGCGAAGAGTCCGTTTACGCCCTGGAGTGGACAATCGGTACCATCCTCAGGGACGGGGACACCATGTTTGCTGTCTGTGCAGTTAACGAGGAGCTGGGCATTCCCTTTGGGTCGTCGGTGCAAATCGGAGAGGGCGCCCAAGCAATGCAGGACTCGGCAGCAATTGTTGGTTCCCAGACAGAAGAAACAGTCTTTAAGTCATCGAATGATTCGATCACCAGTAACTTGCCTCGTGCGTTGTTGGGTCGTCTAGGACAGGGCACGGACAGTAAACCAAGCTCTGTCGATGCGCGGGGTGTGCCCAAAGGCCAACAAGAGAGGAACCGTGCGGTGGAGATTATTTCGCAAACCTGTGTCCGTTTGCTCAGAAAGACACTTTTGCAAGTCCGAGTTGCTGTGGAGGTGATTCATTGCAAGAGCCCGAAGCACATGATCACGGAAGCT ATCGACGGACTCGAGCCTACACTCGTTATCGTGGGAGCTAGGGGCCGAAGTGCTCTGAAAGG TGTCCTCCTTGGATCGTTCTCCAATTATTTGGTCATGAACTCATCTGTCCCAGTCATGGTGGCACGCAAGAAATTACGAAAGCAgaccaagaacaagaagaccaaTGTTCGCCTTTCCAACAATCTTTCAGCTCCAAAGAAGCTAGCTTTCGCCAAGGTCGACTAG
- a CDS encoding H(+)-transporting V1 sector ATPase subunit B, with amino-acid sequence MTESFVDPRMTNVKPRIRYNTIGGINGPLVFLDNVKFPRYNEIVSLTLPDGTERSGQVLEARGNRAIVQVFEGTSGIDVKKTKVEFTGHSLKLGVSEDMLGRVFDGSGRAIDKGPKVLAEDYLDINGQPINPYSRVYPEEMISTGISAIDTMNSIARGQKIPIFSAAGLPHNEIAAQICRQAGLVKKPTKDVHDGHEENFSIVFAAMGVNMETARFFTRDFEENGSMERVTLFLNLANDPTIERIITPRLALTTAEYYAYQLEKHVLVIMTDLSAYCDALREVSAAREEVPGRRGYPGYMYTDLSTIYERAGRVEGRNGSITQIPILTMPNDDITHPIPDLTGYITEGQIFVDRQLYNKGVSPPINVLPSLSRLMKSAIGEGRTRKDHSDVSNQLYAKYAIGRDAAAMKAVVGEEALSSEDKLSLEFLEKFERTFISQGPYESRTIFESLDIAWNLLRIYPKELLNRIPKRTLDEFYARSARKLPAKDTRDNSAENVVGAAPLIET; translated from the exons ATGACCGAATCATTCGTCGACCCGAGGATGACCAACGTCAAGCCTCGCATCCGTTACAACACCATCGGAGGTATCAACGGTCCGCTAGTCTTCCTGGATAAC GTCAAATTTCCCCGCTACAATGAAATTGTCTCTTTGACTCTGCCCGACGGTACAGAGCGGTCGGGTCAGGTCCTTGAAGCTAGAG GCAACAGAGCAATTGTACAG GTTTTCGAGGGTACTTCGGGCATCGATGTTAAAAAG ACCAAAGTCGAGTTCACCGGCCACAGCTTGAAGCTCGGTGTGTCCGAGGACATGCTGGGTCGTGTCTTTGATGGATCAGGTCGCGCTATAGACAAGGGTCCCAAGGTTCTGGCGGAAGATTATCTGGATATCAACGGTCAACCTATCAACCCCTACTCGCGA GTCTACCCCGAGGAAATGATCTCCACCGGTATCTCCGCCATCGATACGATGAACTCAATTGCTAGAGGTCAGAAGattcccatcttctctgcGGCTGGTCTTCCCCATAACGAGATTGCCGCTCAGATCTGTCGGCAGGCCGGTCTGGTCAAGAAGCCCACCAAGGACGTCCATGATGGGCATGAGGAGAATTTCTCGATCGTTTTCGCGGCTATGGGTGTGAATATGGAAACGGCCCGTTTCTTCACCCGGGATTTCGAGGAGAACGGCAGTATGGAACGTGtcactctcttcctcaattTGGCCAACGATCCTAC AATCGAGCGTATCATTACTCCACGTCTTGCTTTGACCACTGCCGAGTACTACGCCTACCAGCTCGAGAAGCACGTCCTGGTTATCATGACTGATCTCTCGGCTTACTGCGATGCCCTTCGAGAGGTTTCCGCCGCCCGAGAAGAAGTCCCCGGACGTCGCGGTTACCCCGGTTACATGTACACTGACTTGTCAACCATTTACGAGCGTGCCGGTCGTGTGGAGGGCCGTAATGGATCTATTACTCAGATTCCTATCCTTACCATGCCTAACGACG ATATCACCCACCCCATTCCCGACTTGACAGGTTATATTACCGAGGGACAGATCTTCGTCGATCGACAATTGTACAACAAGGGTGTCAGCCCGCCGATTAATGTCCTTCCTTCTCTATCACGTCTTATGAAGTCTGCCATTGGTGAGGGTCGTACCCGTAAAGATCACTCCGATGTGTCCAACCAGCTGTATGCCAAGTACGCTATTGGACGAGATGCCG CCGCCATGAAAGCCGTCGTCGGTGAGGAAGCCCTTTCATCAGAGGACAAGCTCTCCCTCGAGTTCCTGGAGAAATTTGAGCGCACCTTCATCAGCCAAGGCCCGTACGAGTCGCGGACCATCTTCGAGTCCCTCGACATCGCTTGGAACCTGCTCCGCATCTACCCCAAGGAACTGCTGAACCGTATCCCCAAGCGTACACTGGACGAGTTCTACGCCCGCTCCGCACGCAAGCTGCCGGCCAAGGACACAAGGGACAACTCCGCGGAGAACGTGGTGGGCGCTGCTCCTCTCATCGAGACCTAA
- the trpB gene encoding tryptophan synthase TRP5 codes for MEGIKSTFARCQEQKRAALVAYITAGYPTVEETVDILLGLENGGADIIELGIPFTDPIADGPTIQRANTQALANGVTVTTVLNMVRQARSRGLKAPLLLMGYYNPVLRYGEERMLKDCKEAGVNGFIMVDLPPEEAVRFRDLCASNGMSYVPLIAPATSEARMKLLCKIADSFIYVVSRMGVTGATGKLSSNLPELLKRVHQWSGNVPAALGFGVSTREHFLSVQELAEGVVIGSQIITVLGQAPAGQAAKHAEEYLSSVTGRKLERDAQGILTNEINVLEAVEKAQVPAVSQPTAVVTEADTPDGPGLADQIDALNGTGNPAAQPSRFGEFGGQYVPESLMDCLAELERGFQEAVNDPTFWEEFRSYYPYMGRPSSLHLANRLTEYVGGANIWLKREDLNHTGSHKINNALGQILIARRLGKTRIIAETGAGQHGVATATVCAKFGMKCVVYMGAEDVRRQALNVFRMKLLGASVVAVDAGSRTLRDAVNEALRAWVVDLDTTHYIIGSAIGPHPFPTIVRTFQSVIGEETKQQMMEAIGKLPDAVVACVGGGSNAVGMFYPFAKDTSVKLVGVEAGGDGIDTNRHSATLTGGSKGVLHGVRTYVLQDEHGQISETHSISAGLDYPGVGPELSSWKDSDRARFIAATDAEALIGFRTLAQTEGIIPALESSHAVWGAMELAKSMKTGDIVLNLSGRGDKDVQSVADELPRLGPKIGWDLRF; via the exons ATGGAAGGAATCAAGAGCACTTTTGCCAGGTGCCAAGAACAGAAGCGCGCAGCACTCGTAGCGTACATCACAGCCGGCTATCCCACCGTCGAGGAGACAGTTGACATTCTTCTGGGGCTAGAAAATGGAGGCGCAG ATATCATCGAACTGGGCATTCCCTTCACAGATCCCATCGCAGATGGCCCCACCATTCAGAGGGCCAACACCCAGGCTCTGGCCAATGGCGTCACGGTCACCACAGTGCTGAACATGGTCCGTCAAGCTAGAAGCAGAGGCCTCAAGGCCCCGTTGCTTCTGATGGGCTACTATAACCCTGTCTTGCGGTACGGTGAGGAGCGTATGCTCAAGGATTGTAAGGAGGCCGGTGTCAATGGGTTCATCATGGTCGATCTTCCTCCCGAAGAGGCGGTGCGGTTCAGAGATCTGTGTGCTAGCAATGG TATGTCCTATGTCCCGCTGATCGCTCCTGCTACCTCCGAGGCCCGCATGAAGCTGCTCTGCAAGATCGCCGATTCTTTCATCTACGTCGTTTCGAGAATGGGCGTCACCGGCGCGACGGGAAAGCTGAGCTCGAACCTCCCCGAACTGCTGAAGCGCGTTCACCAGTGGTCGGGTAACGTGCCCGCTGCTCTGGGCTTCGGTGTCAGCACCCGTGAGCACTTCTTGAGTGTGCAGGAGCTCGCCGAGGGTGTTGTCATTGGAAGTCAGATTATCACTGTCCTGGGCCAGGCCCCTGCCGGTCAGGCGGCTAAGCACGCCGAGGAGTACTTGTCGAGTGTCACTGGCCGCAAGCTCGAGAGAGATGCACAGGGTATCCTGACTAATGAGATCAACGTGTTGGAGGCCGTGGAGAAGGCCCAGGTACCGGCTGTCTCGCAGCCTACCGCTGTTGTTACCGAGGCCGATACTCCTGACGGTCCTGGATTGGCCGACCAGATCGACGCCCTCAATGGAACTGGTAATCCTGCTGCTCAGCCATCGCGCTTCGGTGAATTTGGTGGACAGTACGTCCCCGAATCTCTCATGGACTGCTTGGCCGAGCTCGAGCGCGGCTTCCAAGAAGCTGTGAATGACCCCACGTTCTGGGAGGAGTTCCGCTCTTACTACCCATACATGGGTAGACCCAGCAGCCTGCATCTGGCCAATCGCCTCACGGAGTATGTAGGGGGTGCCAACATCTGGCTCAAGCGCGAGGATCTCAACCATACTGGCAGTCACAAAATCAACAACGCTCTCGGTCAGATTCTCATCGCTCGGAGACTGGGCAAAACCAGAATTATTGCTGAAACCGGTGCTGGACAACACGGTGTCGCCACAGCCACTGTATGTGCGAAGTTCGGCATGAAGTGTGTGGTGTACATGGGTGCTGAGGATGTCCGCCGTCAAGCCCTAAATGTCTTCCGGATGAAGCTCCTTGGAGCCTCGGTCGTGGCCGTCGATGCCGGAAGCAGGACTCTGCGTGATGCTGTCAACGAGGCCCTTCGTGCCTGGGTTGTTGACCTGGACACCACCCACTACATTATCGGCTCCGCCATTGGACCTCACCCCTTCCCCACCATCGTGCGTACCTTCCAGTCCGTCATCGGCGAGGAAACCAagcagcagatgatggaggCCATCGGCAAACTCCCCGATGCCGTCGTCGCTTGTGTCGGCGGTGGCAGTAATGCCGTCGGCATGTTCTACCCCTTCGCCAAAGACACTAGCGTCAAGCTGGTCGGTGTCGAGGCCGGAGGCGACGGTATCGACACAAACAGACACTCGGCGACCCTGACCGGCGGCAGCAAGGGCGTGCTGCACGGTGTTCGCACGTACGTCCTCCAGGACGAACACGGCCAGATCTCCGAGACCCACTCCATCTCGGCCGGCCTGGACTACCCCGGTGTCGGCCCCGAGCTCAGCTCGTGGAAGGACAGCGACCGCGCCCGCTTCATCGCTGCCACCGACGCCGAAGCCCTGATCGGCTTCCGCACCCTCGCGCAGACCGAGGGCATCATCCCCGCCCTGGAGTCCTCGCACGCCGTCTGGGGCGCCATGGAACTCGCCAAGTCCATGAAGACAGGCGACATCGTCCTGAACCTGAGCGGCCGAGGAGATAAAGACGTCCAGAGCGTCGCGGACGAACTACCCCGCCTGGGTCCCAAGATCGGCTGGGACCTGCGATTCTAA
- the medA gene encoding transcriptional regulator medA codes for MSTFQKPPSAALLGKFVPSFFLEHCCSFGKCRQTDRLTLSDYDSARSLHNGASYSTYGQTPYVTATSLVPSPMADQASQISDCGPYLPNQEYASSYEESRSPMLGAESRQLPEVVSYNPQRGSEGTRVFVQIQCPHDLHSSPYATLYLVFGSKKCECLPHFLGLQGSSFQYALSVDTPPFLATGSPSLAVPLQIIIDNHQGGSVNTLQVGVYTYEQTSQDSPSDESRKRRIASYSENVAYRPIRRAAGQQGYEDGRATSYSPYLQPLPAMNGFLPPYQGNASPRVAPAQYSAGSSASHSSIRAPSPLTPAWSPSIVNVTSDSRAPAYAIAHSLRQHKSSSPARPANPTLIRTSTLQQANGLGHSQSFNPYAMYPSKAVLKLNGDLDSMAEGWTKEEREAKRRLVQFTRMQNGSTIHADFKPVSPDERAPNSICISCIYWEGKDECFVTSVDTIYLLESLVGVRFTVEEKNRIRRNLEGFRPLTVSKAKADSEDFFKVIMGFPAPKPRNIEKDVKVFPWKILSHALKKIIGKYSASYSSTAGALPTPISSTFAGNGAASDSGTEPYAAASPQSVSDAAPSSSYCHSIATPAYSPPTGSSGPHMTGTVELRAVLPAVTQPYHSMASGYAYPTVCQQQGQLSLTAPVSRPSWNPNSLAHQPSASAAPSYSYLAPLPYSLPDPSHGC; via the exons ATGTCGACTTTTCAGAAACCCCCGTCAGCGGCCTTGCTAGGTAAGTTTGTgccctctttcttccttgagCACTGCTGCTCCTTTGGCAAATGCAGGCAGACGGATCGGCTGACTCTCTCAGATTACGACTCTGCGCGATCTCTGCATAACGGTGCTTCCTATTCCACCTATGGCCAGACTCCTTATGTGACCGCTACCTCGCTCGTTCCATCCCCCATGGCTGATCAAGCCAGCCAAATTTCCGATTGTGGCCCATATCTGCCAAATCAGGAGTACGCTAGCTCTTACGAGGAGAGCCGGTCGCCCATGCTTGGCGCAGAGTCCCGTCAGCTGCCGGAGGTCGTCTCATATAATCCCCAGAGAGGTTCAGAAGGAACACGGGTATTTGTGCAAATTCAGTGCCCACATGATCTCCACTCATCTCCGTATGCGACTCTCTATCTTGTCTTTGGGTCGAAGAAGTGTGAATGTCTCCCACATTTCCTCGGCTTGCAGGGGTCGTCCTTTCAGTATGCCCTCTCCGTTGACACCCCGCCGTTTCTCGCCACGGGATCCCCGTCACTTGCCGTGCCCCTGCAAATCATAATCGACAACCATCAAGGAGGCTCTGTCAACACGCTGCAAGTAGGCGTTTACACATACGAGCAGACCTCGCAAGACTCTCCCTCCGATGAATCGCGCAAGAGAAGGATTGCTTCCTATTCGGAGAATGTCGCCTACAGGCCAATCAGACGAGCTGCAGGACAGCAGGGATATGAAGATGGCCGTGCGACCTCCTATTCACCCTACCTGCAGCCGCTTCCCGCGATGAACGGATTCCTGCCTCCATATCAAGGGAATGCTTCCCCCAGGGTTGCGCCTGCGCAATATTCTGCTGGATCATCCGCATCGCACTCGTCCATTCGagcaccttctcctctcaCCCCGGCATGGAGCCCGTCAATTGTCAATGTGACTAGCGATTCAAGGGCCCCTGCCTACGCGATCGCTCACAGCTTGCGTCAACACAAATCATCCTCGCCGGCAAGACCAGCTAATCCGACGCTTATTCGGACGTCGACCTTGCAGCAGGCGAATGGGTTAGGGCACTCGCAATCATTCAATCCGTATGCTATGTACCCATCAAAAGCCGTCCTCAAGCTGAACGGGGACCTGGACTCTATGGCGGAGGGATGGACAAAGGAAGAGCGCGAGGCCAAGCGGCGCCTGGTTCAATTCACTCGCATGCAGAACGGAAGCACAATCCACGCCGACTTCAAGCCTGTCTCTCCGGATGAGCGCGCCCCCAACAGTATTTGCATCAGCTGCATCTATTGGGAAGGCAAAGATGAATGCTTTGTGACAAGTGTGGACACCATCTATCTTCTTGAATCGCTTGTCGGCGTCCGTTTCAccgtggaggagaagaatcgCATCCGCAGAAATCTGGAGGGGTTCCGACCCCTCACCGTCTCCAAAGCCAAAGCAGACAGTGAAGACTTCTTCAAGGTTATTATGGGCTTTCCCGCCCCCAAACCTCGAAACATTGAAAAGGATGTGAAAGTCTTCCCTTGGAAAATCCTCAGCCATGCCCTCAAGAAAATCATTGGAAAATAC TCTGCAAGCTACTCATCAACCGCTGGGGCGCTGCCAACGCCAATCAGTTCCACCTttgctggcaatggagcaGCGTCGGACTCGGGAACGGAGCCGTAcgctgcagcttctcctcagtCAGTTTCCGACGCTGCTCCGTCCAGCAGCTACTGTCATAGCATTGCAACACCCGCCTACTCTCCCCCCACTGGTTCCTCGGGTCCCCACATGACCGGAACGGTTGAGCTGCGAGCAGTGCTACCTGCTGTCACGCAACCATATCATAGTATGGCATCGGGATACGCATATCCCACTGTCTGCCAGCAGCAGGGACAACTTTCACTCACAGCTCCTGTCAGTCGGCCGTCATGGAATCCCAACAGCCTTGCTCATCAGCCTTCGGCAAGTGCGGCCCCCAGCTATAGCTATCTAGCTCCTTTGCCTTATTCATTACCCGACCCTTCCCACGGGTGTTGA